One Rhodococcus sp. P1Y DNA window includes the following coding sequences:
- a CDS encoding TetR family transcriptional regulator: protein MIVMVRWEPGAKDRLRAAALDLYAERGFDTTTAADIAQAAGLTERTFFRHFSDKREVLFDGQEQLQEIFVDVIAAAKNPSSAVELVARAIAAAATFFPDEKRQYSRARQVVIDANPGLQERELLKMAWLAKKITEALAEHGVAEPGATLAAETGVTVFGVTFKQWIADGEQRAFADIAEDIFGELRALTNL, encoded by the coding sequence ATGATCGTCATGGTCCGATGGGAGCCAGGCGCGAAAGACCGCCTGCGAGCTGCAGCGCTCGATCTGTACGCCGAACGCGGCTTCGACACGACGACGGCGGCAGACATCGCCCAGGCCGCAGGCCTGACCGAACGCACATTCTTTCGGCACTTCAGCGACAAGCGGGAGGTTCTGTTCGACGGACAGGAACAGCTGCAGGAGATATTTGTCGACGTCATCGCCGCGGCGAAGAACCCGTCCTCGGCCGTCGAGCTGGTCGCGCGCGCGATCGCGGCGGCAGCGACATTCTTTCCCGACGAGAAGCGGCAGTACTCACGGGCGCGTCAGGTCGTCATAGACGCAAACCCAGGATTGCAGGAACGCGAACTGCTCAAGATGGCCTGGTTGGCCAAGAAGATAACCGAAGCACTTGCCGAGCACGGAGTCGCCGAGCCAGGAGCAACTCTCGCCGCCGAAACCGGTGTGACAGTTTTCGGCGTCACGTTCAAGCAGTGGATCGCCGACGGGGAGCAACGTGCCTTCGCCGACATCGCGGAAGACATCTTCGGCGAATTGCGCGCTCTCACAAATCTTTGA
- a CDS encoding RDD family protein, with product MTYEQSQNPDLPRNATPPPPPPPPNFAAQQYMPHAPQNGPGAPQFGAPAQPPHYNPAPQQRYTHDGVPLATTGVRVAARLIDFVLLGLVSMIGGMISSAAFGSTLDYDAYKVTSGLIGLVVALGSIAYFLVGESVFGTTLGKLILGLKVRSVEGGQLSPAQAFKRNAFVLPMYLGSAISALVLLGSNQDLAGALTSLYYGGTVGVLGTIATIGLSIAVIVTISNSPVLQGFHDKLAGSSVVTTR from the coding sequence GTGACCTATGAACAATCTCAGAACCCCGATCTGCCGCGGAACGCGACACCCCCGCCGCCGCCTCCGCCTCCCAACTTCGCGGCGCAGCAGTACATGCCGCACGCGCCGCAGAACGGACCGGGTGCACCCCAGTTCGGTGCACCGGCCCAGCCGCCACACTACAATCCTGCTCCACAGCAGCGATACACCCACGACGGCGTTCCGCTGGCCACCACCGGTGTCAGGGTTGCAGCGCGGCTGATCGACTTCGTTCTGCTCGGTCTCGTCTCGATGATCGGCGGAATGATCTCATCAGCAGCATTCGGGAGCACCCTCGACTACGACGCGTACAAAGTCACATCCGGCCTCATCGGTCTTGTCGTCGCTCTCGGATCCATTGCGTACTTCCTGGTGGGCGAATCCGTTTTCGGAACCACTCTGGGTAAGTTGATTCTGGGCTTGAAAGTTCGATCGGTCGAGGGTGGTCAGCTCAGTCCTGCGCAAGCGTTCAAGAGGAATGCATTCGTCCTGCCGATGTACCTCGGCTCGGCGATCTCTGCGCTGGTGTTGCTGGGTAGCAACCAGGACCTCGCCGGCGCGCTGACCTCCTTGTACTACGGAGGGACGGTGGGAGTGCTGGGAACTATTGCAACAATCGGTTTGTCGATCGCGGTGATCGTCACGATCAGCAACTCGCCTGTTCTGCAGGGCTTTCACGACAAGCTCGCCGGTTCGTCGGTGGTCACCACGCGCTAG
- a CDS encoding long-chain fatty acid--CoA ligase — protein MKSTMQDTPLSIGQLVRFGTTIHPTAEVTTWSETGPTTVNFAHLGKRAAQLAHGLRSIGIDGDQRVATFMWNNAPHMEAYMAVPAMGAVLHTLNIRLFPEQLTYIVDHAEDQVIIADASLLPLLTPLLPTMNTVRHLIVVGIDPAEVNAPDGIEVLGYDALLAGQPEDFDWPELDETSAAAMCYTSGTTGDPKGVVYSHRSIWLHSMQSCMSDAMGLGQADKVLAIVPMFHAMSWGLPYAALMVGASLIMPDKFLQPAPLAEMMSTLRPTAAAAVPTIWQALLVHLDEHPADLSSLRDVLVGGSACPPSLMRAFHEKYGIHITQAWGMTETSPLGTSGKPDAGLTPEDEFDLRCTQGRFVAAVRARLVDDAGKVLAWDGKQVGELEVCGPWITGSYYRSDATDKFDDGWLRTGDVGTINSGGYLTLTDRSKDIIKSGGEWISSVELENHVMEHPSVREAAVIGVPDVKWDERPLVAVVVRDGETVSAEDLQKFLAGRVAHWQLPERWTFIEEVPKTSVGKYDKKRLRSSHADGALEVINLL, from the coding sequence ATGAAAAGCACCATGCAGGACACCCCGCTGTCGATCGGTCAGCTGGTCCGGTTCGGGACGACGATCCACCCCACGGCCGAGGTCACCACGTGGAGCGAGACCGGCCCGACCACGGTGAATTTCGCGCACCTAGGCAAGCGAGCGGCCCAACTCGCCCATGGCCTCAGGTCCATCGGCATCGATGGCGACCAACGCGTCGCGACGTTCATGTGGAACAACGCACCGCACATGGAGGCCTACATGGCCGTGCCTGCGATGGGCGCCGTACTGCACACCCTCAACATTCGACTGTTCCCCGAACAGCTCACCTACATCGTCGACCACGCCGAAGATCAAGTGATCATCGCCGACGCCAGCCTGCTCCCCCTCCTCACGCCGCTCCTGCCCACGATGAACACCGTGCGTCACCTGATCGTCGTCGGGATCGACCCGGCCGAGGTGAATGCACCCGATGGCATCGAGGTCCTCGGTTACGACGCTCTACTCGCCGGCCAGCCCGAGGACTTCGACTGGCCGGAGTTGGACGAGACCTCAGCTGCCGCAATGTGTTACACCTCCGGTACCACCGGCGATCCCAAGGGCGTCGTGTATTCGCATCGCTCGATCTGGCTTCATTCGATGCAGTCCTGCATGTCCGACGCCATGGGGCTCGGCCAGGCCGACAAGGTCCTGGCGATCGTGCCGATGTTCCACGCCATGTCGTGGGGATTGCCGTACGCGGCGCTGATGGTCGGTGCGTCGCTGATCATGCCGGACAAGTTCCTGCAGCCCGCGCCGTTGGCGGAGATGATGTCGACGCTTCGTCCGACGGCTGCTGCGGCGGTTCCGACGATCTGGCAGGCTCTGCTCGTCCATCTCGACGAGCACCCCGCGGATCTGTCGAGCTTGCGCGACGTCCTGGTCGGCGGCAGTGCATGTCCGCCGAGTCTGATGCGCGCCTTCCACGAGAAGTACGGCATCCACATCACCCAGGCCTGGGGTATGACCGAGACGTCGCCGCTCGGTACGTCGGGAAAGCCCGATGCAGGGTTGACGCCCGAGGACGAGTTCGACTTACGTTGCACGCAGGGCCGTTTCGTGGCTGCAGTTCGAGCACGGCTCGTCGACGACGCCGGGAAGGTTCTCGCTTGGGATGGCAAGCAGGTCGGCGAGCTCGAGGTGTGCGGCCCGTGGATCACCGGTAGCTACTACCGAAGCGACGCAACCGACAAATTCGACGACGGTTGGCTCCGCACGGGCGACGTGGGGACCATCAACTCCGGCGGATATCTGACGTTGACGGACCGGTCGAAGGACATCATCAAGTCCGGCGGCGAGTGGATCTCGTCCGTCGAACTGGAGAACCACGTCATGGAGCACCCCTCGGTCCGCGAAGCAGCGGTCATCGGCGTTCCCGACGTCAAATGGGACGAGCGGCCTCTCGTCGCCGTCGTCGTTCGCGACGGAGAAACCGTGTCCGCCGAAGACCTACAGAAGTTTCTCGCCGGCCGAGTTGCCCACTGGCAGCTACCCGAACGATGGACGTTCATCGAGGAAGTGCCCAAGACAAGCGTCGGGAAGTACGACAAGAAGCGCCTGCGCAGCTCTCACGCGGACGGCGCTCTCGAGGTCATCAATCTTCTCTGA
- a CDS encoding DUF3558 family protein, whose translation MLLGACGDDVEPKAVAEPTRWDPCSITPEQIAATGLDPNFREVGWGRGIAVEDWARCLFSPRGFDVPYLLSVKSSDVRTIQDARDDPSNLTGRNLAIDELDAFQYTTDVADSIIDCNIAIDLDPGVVVFTVNYMRVDDGVDPCPILVRHTNDLKSALPSATK comes from the coding sequence GTGCTGCTGGGGGCGTGCGGTGACGACGTCGAGCCCAAAGCTGTCGCTGAGCCGACGCGATGGGATCCGTGCAGCATCACGCCCGAACAAATCGCTGCGACGGGGTTGGATCCAAATTTTCGTGAGGTCGGTTGGGGGAGGGGCATTGCAGTCGAGGACTGGGCGCGGTGCCTATTTTCACCGCGCGGCTTCGATGTTCCGTATCTACTCAGCGTGAAGTCTTCTGACGTCAGAACGATTCAGGACGCACGCGATGATCCTTCCAATCTAACCGGGCGCAATCTCGCAATCGACGAGCTGGACGCATTCCAATACACCACAGACGTCGCCGACTCGATCATTGACTGCAATATCGCAATCGACCTGGACCCAGGTGTCGTGGTGTTTACCGTCAACTATATGAGGGTCGATGACGGCGTCGATCCTTGCCCAATACTGGTTCGACACACGAACGATCTCAAGAGTGCGTTGCCTTCGGCGACCAAGTAG
- the aztA gene encoding zinc ABC transporter ATP-binding protein AztA has translation MVVVSESVSVHSLSVRYGSTIALHDVDASFEPGTATALVGHNGSGKSTLLQSLAGIIRPSSGSVRTGRRRVSYVPQRSDVNDRMALTVGEVVAMGTWPRRGILGRATAADRRAVDDAIARLQLTHLESRRLSDLSGGQRQRALLAQALVENGDLVLLDEPTTGLDAEAREIINGVVDDEVSRGAVVVMATHDVDDARRADATITLGRGEILSVG, from the coding sequence ATGGTTGTCGTGAGCGAATCGGTGTCAGTGCACTCCCTGTCCGTGCGATACGGGTCGACCATCGCATTGCACGACGTCGATGCCTCCTTCGAACCCGGAACAGCCACCGCACTCGTCGGGCACAACGGGTCCGGCAAATCGACGCTTCTGCAGTCCCTCGCCGGGATCATCAGACCCTCGTCGGGCAGCGTGCGCACAGGTCGTCGACGCGTCAGCTACGTCCCGCAGCGCAGCGACGTCAACGACCGTATGGCGTTGACCGTCGGCGAGGTCGTGGCGATGGGCACATGGCCGAGACGCGGAATCCTCGGCCGCGCCACCGCAGCGGATCGACGCGCCGTCGACGACGCCATCGCCAGACTCCAACTGACGCATCTCGAGTCACGGCGACTCTCCGACCTATCCGGCGGCCAACGCCAACGCGCACTTCTCGCGCAGGCTCTCGTCGAGAACGGCGATCTCGTCCTTCTCGACGAGCCGACGACGGGTCTCGACGCCGAAGCCCGCGAGATCATCAACGGCGTCGTCGACGACGAGGTGTCCCGCGGGGCCGTCGTGGTCATGGCCACTCACGACGTCGACGATGCGCGTCGCGCCGATGCCACCATCACCCTGGGACGAGGAGAGATTCTGTCCGTGGGGTGA
- the aztB gene encoding zinc ABC transporter permease AztB produces MDWLLDPFAVSFVQRALWAGMLVSILCALVGTWVVLRGMAFLSDAVSHGMLPGVAIAYLMSANLLIGAAVSAVVMIGGVAWVSRNSKLSEDTGIGLLFVGMLALGVVIVSRARSFAVDLTSFLFGDVLSATSADLVFLSIAAIVALVVSVVMYRPFVALVFDERKAQTFGFRPRLAHIVLLALVVLAVVASFRIVGTLLVFGLLVAPSATAFLFGRSIVPSMVIAILFGWSATFVGLLVSWHANTAAGATIAGLAVLQFFLIAGVKSARGRGSGAGGCSG; encoded by the coding sequence GTGGACTGGCTACTGGACCCCTTCGCTGTGTCGTTCGTGCAGCGCGCCCTGTGGGCGGGCATGCTCGTGTCGATACTCTGCGCGCTGGTGGGGACGTGGGTCGTGTTGCGCGGCATGGCTTTTCTCAGTGACGCAGTGTCGCACGGAATGCTCCCCGGCGTGGCGATCGCGTACCTGATGAGCGCCAATTTGCTGATCGGCGCGGCGGTGAGTGCGGTCGTCATGATCGGCGGAGTGGCCTGGGTATCGCGCAATTCCAAGCTGTCCGAGGACACCGGAATCGGACTGCTGTTCGTCGGCATGCTCGCACTGGGGGTGGTCATCGTTTCCCGCGCCCGGTCCTTCGCGGTGGACCTGACGTCGTTCCTGTTCGGCGACGTGCTGTCCGCGACGTCTGCGGACCTGGTGTTTCTGTCGATCGCAGCGATCGTGGCGCTGGTGGTGTCCGTGGTGATGTACCGACCGTTCGTGGCGCTGGTGTTCGACGAGCGCAAAGCCCAGACATTCGGCTTCCGTCCGCGCCTTGCACACATCGTTCTGCTGGCCTTGGTGGTGCTGGCGGTGGTCGCGTCGTTCCGGATCGTCGGGACACTGTTGGTGTTCGGCTTGCTCGTCGCACCCTCGGCGACGGCCTTCCTGTTCGGGCGGTCGATCGTGCCGTCGATGGTGATCGCAATACTCTTCGGATGGTCGGCCACCTTCGTCGGACTGCTGGTGTCCTGGCATGCCAACACCGCAGCCGGCGCCACCATCGCCGGACTTGCTGTGCTGCAGTTCTTCCTCATTGCGGGCGTCAAATCTGCGCGGGGTCGTGGGTCCGGGGCGGGCGGGTGCTCGGGGTGA
- a CDS encoding DUF2510 domain-containing protein has product MPSAAPGWYPDPSNPHQRRWFDGVTWTDATSP; this is encoded by the coding sequence ATGCCGAGTGCTGCGCCCGGCTGGTATCCAGATCCAAGCAATCCCCACCAGCGTCGCTGGTTCGACGGGGTCACGTGGACGGACGCTACGTCGCCATAA
- a CDS encoding DUF4190 domain-containing protein, whose protein sequence is MHTAGSALKHTPKSPSVLSIAILVVATVLGLIASMTIRVQFEWAVVIGGAVSIVGFIGFAWMQDVSVGRRVWATVLAVLAIWPLSTGLVVGAWILLRRRSLVPLFVLPFAVVGVTALNIVLWNRVSGAGFSLTFLQMILSVTVFAWIAVGIDKLIKDPAVPEHPDYARPALVQVGQTPSGEPLYGYAGNPYGQATPYGFAPHTQATNSLAVLSLVFGLFGSGIIAVILGHVAHGQLRRTGERGSGMATAGLILGYLAVVIYIGVLIVYGGLLGISFS, encoded by the coding sequence GTGCACACGGCCGGAAGTGCTCTGAAGCACACTCCGAAGTCGCCGTCAGTGCTGTCGATCGCGATCTTGGTCGTGGCCACTGTTCTTGGGCTGATCGCGTCGATGACGATCCGAGTTCAATTCGAGTGGGCTGTCGTGATCGGCGGGGCGGTGTCCATCGTCGGATTCATTGGGTTCGCCTGGATGCAGGATGTCAGTGTCGGACGCAGAGTATGGGCAACGGTACTGGCGGTCCTGGCGATTTGGCCGCTGTCCACCGGTCTTGTAGTCGGAGCATGGATTCTTCTTCGGCGTCGATCCTTGGTTCCGTTGTTCGTGTTGCCGTTCGCGGTCGTGGGAGTTACAGCGCTCAACATCGTCCTGTGGAACCGCGTGTCAGGTGCCGGATTTAGCCTCACTTTCCTTCAGATGATTCTCTCGGTGACGGTGTTCGCCTGGATCGCAGTGGGAATCGACAAATTGATCAAGGATCCCGCCGTTCCTGAGCACCCCGACTACGCTAGGCCCGCGCTGGTACAGGTAGGTCAGACGCCGTCGGGAGAACCGTTGTACGGGTACGCAGGCAACCCCTACGGGCAGGCAACGCCGTACGGTTTCGCGCCGCACACGCAGGCAACCAACAGCCTGGCAGTTCTGTCACTGGTTTTCGGCCTCTTCGGTTCGGGCATCATCGCTGTGATTCTCGGCCATGTCGCTCACGGGCAGCTTCGGCGAACGGGGGAGCGGGGGTCCGGAATGGCCACAGCGGGGCTCATTCTCGGATACCTCGCTGTAGTGATCTACATCGGTGTGCTCATCGTTTACGGTGGCCTCCTAGGAATTTCGTTTTCGTGA
- a CDS encoding SDR family oxidoreductase, which yields MSIFVTGASGWIGSATVDELISAGYEVTGLARTDAAETALKAKGANALRGDLDDVDCLRQGASDADAVIHLANKHDWTDMAESNRAERTAVQTMLDVLEGSDRPFLLASGVAGLAQGRPSTEADASPFSGPEAMRGGTENLALDYVDKGVRAVALRFAPTVHGDGDHGFISYLVAAARATGVSGYVGDGSTGWAAVHRADAATMIRLGLEKAPTGSRLHAVGETSVSSKEIAEAIGRGLDLPTVSIAPEDAVQHFGFIGRFFSLDLSSSSSITQKLLNWAPMGPTLAEDLSSGSYFRS from the coding sequence ATGAGCATTTTCGTCACCGGAGCGTCAGGGTGGATCGGTTCGGCCACCGTGGACGAGTTGATTTCTGCGGGATACGAGGTCACCGGCCTCGCACGCACCGATGCGGCCGAGACCGCACTGAAAGCCAAGGGCGCCAACGCACTTCGAGGAGACCTAGACGACGTGGATTGCCTCCGTCAGGGTGCGTCCGACGCCGACGCGGTCATCCACCTTGCCAACAAGCACGACTGGACCGATATGGCGGAGTCGAACCGCGCCGAGCGCACTGCTGTTCAGACGATGCTCGACGTGTTGGAGGGCTCCGATCGGCCGTTTCTCCTGGCATCGGGTGTGGCCGGTTTGGCGCAGGGACGACCCAGCACGGAGGCGGATGCGTCGCCGTTCAGCGGGCCCGAGGCCATGCGCGGTGGCACCGAGAACCTCGCTTTGGACTACGTGGACAAAGGGGTTCGCGCGGTTGCGCTGCGATTTGCGCCGACAGTGCACGGCGACGGTGACCACGGGTTCATCTCGTACCTCGTCGCTGCTGCTCGCGCGACGGGTGTGTCGGGCTATGTGGGCGACGGGTCCACCGGGTGGGCAGCAGTGCATCGCGCGGATGCCGCCACGATGATTCGACTCGGGCTCGAGAAGGCGCCCACGGGTTCCCGTCTGCACGCAGTAGGCGAAACCAGCGTGTCGTCCAAGGAGATCGCCGAGGCAATCGGCCGCGGTCTCGATCTGCCGACCGTATCCATCGCACCCGAAGACGCAGTACAGCACTTCGGATTCATCGGCCGCTTCTTCTCACTGGACCTTTCCTCGTCGAGCTCGATCACCCAGAAGTTGTTGAACTGGGCACCGATGGGACCCACTCTGGCAGAGGATCTTTCATCGGGCTCGTACTTTCGATCTTGA
- the aztC gene encoding zinc ABC transporter substrate-binding protein AztC — MKKLLLLIVAALALAGCSSTGSSGKPVIVVTTNILGDITSNIVGDQADVLVLMPPNSDPHSFEISASEAARVESADLLIANGLGLEEGVAKTIDAARSEGIEVIEAGPAADPIQYASGQSSGAEDPHIWTDPERMRAVVSLIRDAVNSNVEGVNVDDAAAEYDSRLVESDARMSEQFGAIAPEQRKLVTNHHVFGYLADRYDFEVIGAVIPSGTTLASPSASDLSDLASTVRGAGVRTIFVDSSQPDRLAQVMASEAGVQVEVVKLFTESLGDENSEAPTYLKMMEFNSTAIAAGLS; from the coding sequence GTGAAAAAGCTTCTGCTCTTAATCGTCGCCGCGCTTGCTCTGGCCGGCTGTTCCAGCACCGGGAGTTCGGGTAAACCCGTCATCGTCGTGACGACCAACATCCTCGGTGACATCACCTCGAACATCGTCGGGGATCAGGCGGATGTCCTGGTGTTGATGCCCCCGAACTCGGATCCGCACTCGTTCGAGATCTCCGCTTCGGAAGCTGCCCGCGTGGAATCCGCCGACCTGCTGATAGCCAACGGTCTCGGGCTGGAGGAAGGCGTTGCGAAAACCATCGACGCCGCGCGATCGGAGGGTATCGAGGTGATCGAAGCAGGACCGGCGGCTGATCCGATCCAGTACGCGAGTGGGCAGTCGTCCGGCGCCGAGGACCCGCACATCTGGACAGATCCGGAGCGAATGCGCGCCGTCGTCAGTCTCATCCGCGACGCCGTCAACTCGAACGTCGAGGGTGTGAACGTCGACGACGCTGCAGCGGAATACGATTCGCGGCTCGTCGAATCGGACGCCCGAATGTCCGAGCAGTTCGGCGCCATAGCGCCCGAGCAACGGAAGCTGGTGACGAATCATCACGTCTTCGGGTACCTGGCCGATCGGTACGACTTCGAGGTGATCGGTGCGGTAATCCCCAGTGGAACGACGCTCGCATCGCCGAGTGCATCGGACTTGTCCGACCTCGCAAGCACCGTCCGAGGTGCAGGCGTGCGCACGATCTTCGTCGACTCCTCTCAGCCGGATCGGCTCGCACAGGTGATGGCGTCGGAAGCGGGCGTGCAGGTCGAGGTTGTGAAGCTCTTCACCGAATCGCTCGGAGACGAAAACTCCGAAGCCCCTACCTATCTGAAGATGATGGAATTCAACTCGACGGCAATCGCGGCAGGCTTGAGCTGA
- a CDS encoding FAD-dependent monooxygenase: MTSYDTEVLVVGAGPVGLVLAVDLARRQVPFRIIDRRTEPTDESRAVVVHARSLEMLDILGVEDEVVASGRTTTGVRFHADGKELAHIPLDTVDSPYPFSVTTAQTETERILTERLRALGVEVERGVELIDLTQDADSVTATVGEETIRCRYLVGTDGASSAVRHHLGLKLEGSFKGEHFLMGDVDATYDLDTSSMHINASSGAGPIMIFPMIGDRVRIIAAIGQADHGRPASLEWLQRVCDERGLEARVRSPRWLTTFEIHHAQVARYRTGRVFLAGDAAHVHSPAGGQGMNTGMQDAFNLGWKLAAAVAGTTGFEVVLDSYHDERHPVAAHVIKETTVMTNGATVESKVVRVVRNQALRLIAGTQFAQHRIANEMEEFTVAYHGSPIVQQGVHGHVVPGDAAPPVPGTGLWSAVADVRRKHPSDHVLITLHAEPVSIPGCTTLVVDDPEGKIAGRYGVTPGGAVIVRPDGYVARILRASEIPQT, from the coding sequence ATGACGTCATACGACACCGAAGTGCTGGTGGTGGGTGCGGGACCGGTCGGGTTGGTCCTCGCCGTGGACCTTGCTCGTCGCCAGGTTCCGTTCCGGATCATCGACCGCCGCACCGAACCGACGGACGAATCCCGCGCGGTCGTCGTCCATGCACGCAGCCTCGAAATGCTGGACATTCTCGGTGTCGAGGACGAGGTCGTCGCGTCGGGACGTACGACGACCGGGGTTCGTTTCCACGCCGACGGCAAGGAACTCGCGCACATTCCGCTCGACACCGTCGACAGTCCTTATCCGTTCTCGGTGACGACGGCGCAGACCGAGACCGAGAGGATCCTGACCGAACGACTCCGCGCACTTGGCGTCGAAGTGGAGCGAGGCGTCGAGCTGATCGATCTCACTCAGGACGCGGATTCTGTGACGGCCACAGTGGGCGAGGAGACGATCCGGTGTCGATATCTGGTTGGGACCGACGGGGCGTCGAGCGCAGTCCGTCACCATCTCGGCCTGAAGTTGGAGGGCTCGTTCAAGGGCGAGCACTTCCTGATGGGCGACGTCGACGCCACCTACGATCTCGACACCAGCTCGATGCACATCAATGCCTCCTCGGGCGCAGGCCCGATCATGATCTTCCCGATGATCGGCGATCGTGTGCGCATCATCGCGGCGATCGGGCAGGCCGATCATGGGCGGCCCGCGAGTCTGGAGTGGCTGCAGCGGGTGTGCGACGAGCGTGGCCTCGAGGCGCGGGTGCGTTCGCCGCGGTGGCTCACGACCTTCGAGATCCACCACGCGCAGGTTGCTCGGTACCGTACCGGGCGAGTGTTCTTGGCAGGCGACGCCGCCCACGTGCACAGTCCGGCGGGCGGCCAAGGGATGAACACCGGGATGCAGGATGCGTTCAACCTCGGGTGGAAGCTCGCGGCCGCGGTGGCTGGGACCACCGGGTTCGAAGTTGTGCTCGACAGCTATCACGACGAACGCCACCCCGTCGCAGCGCACGTGATCAAGGAGACGACGGTGATGACGAACGGCGCCACCGTGGAGTCGAAAGTCGTTCGAGTAGTGCGTAATCAGGCGCTACGACTGATCGCGGGTACACAGTTCGCCCAGCATCGGATAGCGAACGAGATGGAGGAGTTCACGGTCGCGTATCACGGCAGTCCCATCGTGCAGCAGGGCGTGCACGGTCACGTTGTGCCCGGTGACGCAGCCCCGCCGGTTCCGGGGACGGGGTTGTGGTCTGCCGTTGCCGATGTGCGCCGCAAGCACCCGTCAGATCATGTGTTGATTACCCTTCACGCTGAACCGGTTTCGATTCCGGGGTGCACAACACTTGTCGTCGACGATCCGGAGGGCAAGATCGCCGGACGCTACGGCGTGACGCCGGGTGGTGCTGTCATCGTGCGTCCCGACGGGTACGTCGCGAGGATTCTGCGTGCCTCAGAGATCCCTCAGACATAG
- a CDS encoding SanA/YdcF family protein, with the protein MFRTVVRVLVVGVVGVLVVVLGSAAWIAFVSFGRVHEIADAPEAPVVIVLGSQVRDGKPMKYLSGRLDAAVALVDSGQARAILVSGDANGRSGNEIEAMTEYLVDAGIDPDVIVGDDYGLDTYDSCARASQTFGVERALVVSQGLHVSRAVALCRDAGIDTDGIDAACECNRLALLRNFGREWLARPKAILDLLSGRDPAVVTPRTESLLVPG; encoded by the coding sequence ATGTTCAGGACGGTCGTTCGGGTTCTCGTCGTCGGGGTGGTCGGGGTTCTCGTCGTTGTGCTCGGGTCGGCTGCGTGGATCGCCTTCGTCTCGTTCGGGCGAGTGCACGAAATCGCGGACGCTCCCGAGGCTCCGGTGGTGATCGTTCTGGGTTCACAAGTACGCGACGGCAAGCCGATGAAGTATCTGTCCGGACGGCTCGATGCCGCGGTCGCGCTGGTGGATTCGGGACAGGCGAGGGCGATACTGGTGTCCGGGGATGCGAACGGCCGCTCCGGCAACGAGATCGAGGCGATGACGGAGTACTTGGTCGATGCAGGAATCGATCCTGACGTCATCGTCGGCGACGACTACGGACTCGACACCTACGATTCCTGCGCGCGGGCGTCCCAGACCTTCGGCGTCGAACGGGCTCTGGTCGTAAGCCAAGGCCTGCACGTTTCGCGGGCCGTAGCACTGTGTCGTGACGCGGGAATCGATACCGATGGAATCGACGCCGCGTGCGAGTGCAATCGCCTTGCGCTGCTGCGCAATTTCGGACGAGAGTGGTTGGCGCGCCCGAAGGCGATACTGGATCTGCTCTCGGGGCGGGACCCGGCAGTCGTCACCCCACGGACAGAATCTCTCCTCGTCCCAGGGTGA
- a CDS encoding serine/threonine protein kinase encodes MNQQSSRRRTTALIVVAVVAAVVVLAGIGFTVLRLVGGETGGVATAIDESLTPTKAVNSAPSLKTTGSAPSVQQSVTSAPPAPTPTLPAQPARGDLGLTVPISVPACTGTGIVVIQSAVEPASYTQEISSALAANPGASYLRTDNSCPSLRQQSDAGNPIYAVYQPAGSTTQSICAAVASAPSGSYGKWLDLTTDPTVIVAC; translated from the coding sequence GTGAATCAGCAAAGTAGCCGACGCCGCACCACGGCCCTCATTGTCGTTGCGGTAGTGGCCGCAGTCGTCGTCCTCGCGGGCATCGGGTTTACGGTGTTGCGCTTGGTCGGCGGCGAGACGGGCGGCGTTGCGACCGCCATCGACGAATCACTGACGCCGACCAAAGCCGTCAACTCGGCACCGTCGCTGAAAACCACCGGATCGGCACCGAGCGTGCAGCAGTCCGTGACGTCCGCGCCGCCTGCGCCGACACCGACGCTTCCGGCGCAGCCTGCCCGCGGCGACCTCGGACTGACGGTCCCCATCAGTGTGCCCGCCTGCACTGGAACCGGAATAGTGGTTATCCAGTCCGCGGTGGAGCCAGCGTCCTACACACAGGAGATCTCGTCGGCGTTGGCCGCGAACCCCGGTGCTTCATACCTGCGGACGGACAATTCCTGCCCGTCGCTGAGGCAACAGTCCGACGCAGGAAATCCCATTTACGCGGTCTACCAACCGGCGGGGTCGACGACACAATCCATCTGCGCCGCTGTCGCCTCGGCACCTTCCGGTTCCTACGGAAAGTGGCTGGACCTCACGACCGATCCGACGGTCATCGTCGCCTGCTGA